In Arthrobacter sp. MN05-02, the genomic stretch AGCGCCGTCGTCCGTGAGCGTGTAGCGGAGCTCCCCAGCATCCCCAGCCATGTCGTCCCGTTCATGTCGCATCTGAAGTCCTGATCCTAAGGGCAGGAGCGGCCCCGGGGCAGCACCGGCACCGCCACCGCGGACGCTCATTGTGGACCCGCACCCATCCGTGGAGGATGGGAAGCGCCACCACCGACCGAAGGAGTCTTCCATGGACCACGAGTTCGATGTCCTCGTCATCGGCGGCGGACCTGCCGGCATGGCGGCCGCCACACGAGCGGCCGAGCTCGGCGCACGCACCGCCGTCGTCGAACGGTCCGCCCTCGGCGGCACGTGCGTGAACTCGGGCTGCGTCCCGACGCGCGTCCTGGCGAAGACCGCCCGGCTGTTCCGTGAGGTCCGCACCGCGTACGACTACGGGATCGTCGTGGACGAACCGTCCGTCGACTGGGCCAGGACGGTCGACCGTGTGCGTGCCACGGTGGCCCGGGTCCTCGCCGCCAAGGGCTACGGAGCCACCATGGAGCGCCTCGCCATCGAACTGATCGAGGGCGACGCCGAGCTCACCGGCGATCACAGCGTGGTCGTGGGTGACCGCCTCGTCACCGCGACGTCGATCATCCTCTGCATCGGGGGCAGCGGGCGTCGCCTGCCCGTCGAGGGCGCCGAACACGCCGTCCTGCCGCACGAGGTGCTGAGCCTCGAGAGCCTGCCCGGAAGCGTGGCCATCATCGGAGGCGGGCACACCGGGGCACAGATGACCACCATCTTCGACGCCATGGGCTCCCGGGTCCTCCTGCTGGACCTCGCGCCACGCATCCTGATGACGGAGGACGAGGACGTCGCCGCGGCCGTCACCGGAAGCTTCACGGGCAAGGGCGTCCAGGTGGAGACGGGGATCGGGGGGATCGACAGCATCCGGAAGGACGCCGACGGTCTCACGCTCACCTGGACGCGCGACGGCGAGCCGCTGGCCCGCACCGTGGATGCCGTCATCATGGCGGCCGGCTGGCCCGCCAACCTCGCCGGGTTGGGCCTCGAGGCGGCCGGCGTCCGGACGGCACGGTCCTTCATCCCCGTGGACGAGTACCTGCGCTCCAGTGTTCCGCACATCTTCGTGGCCGGTGACGCCAACGGCACGAGCATGCTGGTCCAGGCAGCCGTCTTCGAGGGCGAGACCGCGGCCGAGAACGCGGTGCTGGGCGCCACACGCACCACGCCGCACCACCTGCTGCCCGAGGGCGGCTTCACGGATCCGGACTACGCAGGCGTGGGGCTGACCGAGGCGAAGGCGAGGGAGCGCGACGCCGAGTGCCACGCGGTCTCCGTACCGTACGCGGTCGTGGAGCGGCCCATCATCGACGACCGCGAGCAGGGCTTTCTCAAACTCGTGATCGACCGGCGCCGCGAGCTGATCCTCGGTGCGCATGCCGTCGGCGAGAACGCGGTGGAGGTCATCACCGCCGTGGCGTCCGCGATGGCGGCGGGCACCGACCTCGCCACGCTGGCCCGGGTGAAGTTCGCCTACCCCACGTACAGCGCGGTGATCGGGCATGCCGCGCGGGCCGCGCTGCGCGGATGACGGGTGCGGTCCGCGCCGGCGGGACACGGACCCCCGCTAGCTGCGGAGCAGCACCAGCTCGTCCAGCGGAAGGCGCGTGCGCGGTGCGGTCTCCCGCTCCGCCAGGGCGCCGGGAAGCTTGCCGGCCTCGTCCACCGTGCCGACGGCCGTGATCGTCAGGGGCTTCAGGTTGTCGGCCAGGTCGAAGGCCGCCACCACTTTGTCCCACTCCACCCCTGCCATCTGGTGGGTCGCCAGGCCCTCGGCCTCCGCCTGCACGGTCAGGTGGGCGATGGCCTGGCCGAGGTCGTACTCGGCGTAGGGACGGAGGTCGCCCTCCACGGACGATGTCTCGGCGATGCCCACGACCAGGGCCGAGGCGTTGTGGGCCCATGCAGCGTTGAACCCCACGAGGGCCGAGACGATCGTCTCGAACGCGTGGGTGCCCCGCCTGGCGACGATGAACCGGCGGGGCTGGTTGTTGCTCGCGGACGGTGCCCAGCGCGCGGCTTCCAGCAGGGCGTCCAGCTGGAGCTCCGTGATCGTCGCTTCCGGGTCGAAGGACCGCGGGCTCCAGCGCCCGGCCAGTTCGCTGATGATCGGCACGCCGGTGTCGGCGATGCGGGTGGTTGTCGTGGCAGTGCTGAGCGGCATACGGGAGCTCCTGTGCGTCGATCGGAAAGGCGGCGCACCATTGAGCCTCGCCGAGGACAACACAGGTACCGGCCGCATCATTCCTGCCGTCGGCTCCTGCCGTCAGCGGCGGAGGCCATCCCGCCGACGTGGGCTGCGCGCCAGCGCCAGGTACTGCGGATTGCGGTGCAGGAACTCCTGCGCCGGGGCGCACTCCGCGATCACGTCGATGCGCCGTCGATGGGCGTCCAGCATCGCTCCGCGTATCAGCACCCGTCCCAGGCCCTTCCCCTCGAAGCCCGGGTTCTCGACGACGGCACGCAGGGTGAGCCGACCCGCGCGGATCGAATACCTGAGGTACGCGGCGAGGCAGCCGTCGAAGTAGAGCTCGAAGCGGGAGCCGACGGGCGAGTCCCTGAAGACCCCGCGGGCCGGGGCACCGCGGTGCGCGGCGATCCTGCTCATGCGCCGCTCGATCTCGTCGACCACCGCCCCGTAGCGCTCCTGCGCCCACCGTGGCGGGACATCGGAGTCCAGCGAGCGGAACACCGAGTTCGCCAGGATGCGCAGTTCCGCGAGCGGGACGACGGCCAGGTCGCCGCCATCCAGCATCGATGCCATCGACAGTGCTTCGCGCTCCCGCTTGGTGGGAGGCGCGTCGTCGGAGGGCGCAGGGAGGAGTGCGAGAAGGGGCGCCGGTTCCGGATCTGCCGAGCGGGGCACGCCGGCGGAAGCACCGGTGATGCCGGACAGGATCGAGATGTCGGTCATGAGGGTCCGATGATGGTCGGGTCCCGGCCCTCTGCTGGACCGCGGTGGTGCGACTGTAGCGCCTCCCACCCCCAGAATCTCCGCGTGTCCCCCCTTCCGGTCCGACGGGCTGTCGGGCTCCCGAAAATCGAACGCATGTCCTATTGTTGAGCCAGGGCAGGACGAGAACCGGAGGATCAGGCATGACGGCACAGACGGTCGGAACGAGCGACGGAACACCCCGCCCGCTCGATGAGCCCGCATCGGTGCGCTTCACGCCCGCCGGTACGCCCCTTGCACTGAGGTGGCGCGGCAGCATCTGGCAGGTGGTCGGTGAACCCGTCCCGTGGCGCGCGTCCGCCGATCGTTCCGTGGCAGCCTCCCCGGCCCCCGGGGCCGACGGCGCGACCCCGCGGTCCTGGCGCTTCCGGGCCCAGACGGGTCCCGCCTCCCCCGTCCTCGACTTCGCGATCGGCCTCGATGACCGGCGTGGCGAGTGGCGGCTGCTGCGCGTCGGCAGCGTCGGCAGCTGACCCGCCCGGGCCGTCCCTGCTCAGCGGCGCGCAGCGCCTTCCGGTGAACCCGAGCGCGCGTCACGGCGGCGCCAGTACGCCGCCAGGGCCGCCCCGGATACGTTGTGCCACACCGAGAAGATCGCACCGGGCAGTGCGGCTTCCGGGGTCAGGTACGTCCGGGCGAGTCCGGCGGCGAGCCCCGAGTTCTGCATGCCCACCTCGATCGCCGTGGTGCGCCTGGCCGGGGTCTGCAGCCGGAAGATGCGCGCCGCACCGTAGCCCAGGGCGTATCCCAGGCCGTTGTGCAGGAGAACGGCGGCGAACACCAGCAGCCCGGCGGAGAAGATGATCCCCGGCGCTGCCGGAGACCACCGCGATCACGACGACGGTGATCGCCGCCACCGAGATCCACGGCAGGGCGGGGAGCAACCGCTCGACGAGACGGGGCAGGACGTGGCGGACGACGAGGCCCACGACGACCGGGATCAACACGATCTGGAGGATCGACAGGCCGATGGCCGCTGCATCCACCGGCATGTACCGCCCCGCGAGCCACAGGGTCAGCAGCGGAGTCAGCACAGGGGCCAGGATGGTCGACACCGAGGTCATGGCGACGGACAGGGCCACGTCGCCGCGCGCGAGGTAGGACACCACGTTCGACGCCGTCCCGCCGGGACAGCAGCCCACGAGGATGACACCGGCCGCGAGGGCGGGAGGAAGGCCGAGCGCCATCGAGACGCCCCAGCCGAGGAGCGGCATGATCCCGTACTGGGCGACCACGCCGATCACCACCGGGACGGGCCGCTTCCCGACGAGCGCGAAGTCGACCGGCGTGAGGGTCAGGCCCATGCCGAACATGATGACGCCGAGAAGGGGATTGATCAGCGGACGAGGCCGGTGAAGGACTCGGGCGTCAGGACGGCCACGAGGCCGCCGGCGAGGATGAGGAGCGGGAACAGCGTCACCGCGATCCTCGCACTGCGTTCTTCCGCGGCCTGGGACCGGACCGGGACGGATCTTTGCTCATTATTAACCGAATACCATGCACTGCCCCGGAGAACCCACTGCTAAAGTGTCTGTCACCCGGAAGGAAAGGGTACTTGGTTCCTCACCAACGGGAGGTATGGCGATGGCGACGACCGACAAGAAATTCACCGCGACCGAGGAGTCGACGAGCAAGCATCCGCACGACTGGGGGCGGGCCATGGCGGTCGCCATCTGCCGGCTCACGGACATGGCGCGGGAGGCCGGCGACCCGGTCCACCACGAGGCCCTGATCGGCGAGGACCTCCACCTCTTCGTCGAGGACACCGCGGACGGCGTCAGCATCTCGATGTCCTGGACGCCGCGTGAGCAGGGCGCCTTGCCGCCGGCCACGATCGCCCTGCCACCGGCCGACGACGGCGCCGACGACGGCACGGAGACCCCGCACAGCGCCTCGGGCCAGCGGTTCGATCCGACCGGCGGCAGTACGGCAGGGGTGGGCCAGTAACTCCGCAACCCGTGTCCAGTCCCCTGGTTGATAAGCGTGCTGATGATATGCGGGGTAGGGTGACAGGGAATCACCCAGCCAACCATGTGGAGGACAGCATGAGTGAACGTCCGGATCCGTCGAACGCAGGCAATCCCGATCCCGTCGAGAACCACATCACCGGCCTGGAGCCCGGCGGCGGTGTACCTCCGGGCGAGACGCCGCCGGCGGAATCCAGCACGGCCTGGCAGCAGCAGGGCCACGCCGACGAGGAGAAGCCCTCGAAGGGCCGCCAGGCGATCTGGGTCACCGTCATCGGCATCGTCGTGCTCCTGGCACTGCTGTACTTCGTGGGCTACATCGTGGGGATCATCGACCTCTTCTAGGGCTCCCAGCCCTGCGTGCAGTACGAAGCCCCCGTCCGCCGGAGCGGACGGGGCCTTCGTGCTCGGCCGCCTAGGGTGCCTCGGCGCCGTCGCGCAGCCGGTAGTAGTCGATCAGTGCCGTCTCCTCGCCGGGCGAGAGCTCCGCGGAGCTCGCGGCACTCGGCGCGTCGGCGATCTCGCTCTTCGACCAGGCGAGATGGAGGGCGTCACCCTCGAAGCGTGAGTTCGCGAGGGGTACGTAGTGCTTGCGTGCGTTCAGCAAGCCGAAGGACACCGTGACCCAGGCAGGGACGCCGGACTCCTTCTCGAGGTGTACGTCGTTGACGTCGCCGAGCTTCTTGCCCTTGCTGTCCCAGGCCGTTGCCGCCTGGAGCTTGTTGATTTCCGCCTGAGCCATCGAGGTTCCCTTCATCGGACGCGAGTACTTCCATTCCAGCGGAGATACCGCGGAAGGGCAATCGGTGGTCCTCGTCAGGCCTTGTCGGCAGCCTCGCCGAGCATCGGCACGAAA encodes the following:
- a CDS encoding nitroreductase, with the translated sequence MPLSTATTTTRIADTGVPIISELAGRWSPRSFDPEATITELQLDALLEAARWAPSASNNQPRRFIVARRGTHAFETIVSALVGFNAAWAHNASALVVGIAETSSVEGDLRPYAEYDLGQAIAHLTVQAEAEGLATHQMAGVEWDKVVAAFDLADNLKPLTITAVGTVDEAGKLPGALAERETAPRTRLPLDELVLLRS
- the gor gene encoding glutathione-disulfide reductase, with protein sequence MDHEFDVLVIGGGPAGMAAATRAAELGARTAVVERSALGGTCVNSGCVPTRVLAKTARLFREVRTAYDYGIVVDEPSVDWARTVDRVRATVARVLAAKGYGATMERLAIELIEGDAELTGDHSVVVGDRLVTATSIILCIGGSGRRLPVEGAEHAVLPHEVLSLESLPGSVAIIGGGHTGAQMTTIFDAMGSRVLLLDLAPRILMTEDEDVAAAVTGSFTGKGVQVETGIGGIDSIRKDADGLTLTWTRDGEPLARTVDAVIMAAGWPANLAGLGLEAAGVRTARSFIPVDEYLRSSVPHIFVAGDANGTSMLVQAAVFEGETAAENAVLGATRTTPHHLLPEGGFTDPDYAGVGLTEAKARERDAECHAVSVPYAVVERPIIDDREQGFLKLVIDRRRELILGAHAVGENAVEVITAVASAMAAGTDLATLARVKFAYPTYSAVIGHAARAALRG
- a CDS encoding hypothetical protein (possible pseudo due to frameshift); the encoded protein is MFAAVLLHNGLGYALGYGAARIFRLQTPARRTTAIEVGMQNSGLAAGLARTYLTPEAALPGAIFSVWHNVSGAALAAYWRRRDARSGSPEGAARR